In Cryomorphaceae bacterium, the following are encoded in one genomic region:
- a CDS encoding polysaccharide deacetylase family protein, with translation MQEIRSYRQFVQHDGLASKARGLVRALVIAAQSSTRSIERSSDWIRFPYYHHVFGDEKKDFERQLRYLKNFGDFISMDTAHDMLTGSEKLSGRYFCVTFDDGFYSCLEHMMDVTGLLNVPVLIYLPTDYIGLDKNQPEEAQRIAHFYPDSPMLVPFLDWDDCRKMLNHNIQFGSHTCSHAHLIKLSEEKVERELRVSKQKIEEELGVPCMHFASPWGRSGVDFNPEVLERTARKLGFKTAVTTNRGKEEQGANPYHIHRDHILAKWGNYQLRYFFGD, from the coding sequence ATGCAGGAAATAAGGAGTTATCGCCAGTTTGTGCAACATGATGGACTTGCCTCTAAGGCTCGTGGGCTGGTGCGTGCGCTTGTGATTGCTGCTCAATCAAGCACCAGAAGCATTGAAAGATCCTCCGATTGGATACGCTTTCCCTATTACCACCATGTATTTGGGGATGAGAAAAAGGATTTTGAGCGACAGTTGCGTTACCTGAAGAACTTTGGTGATTTTATCTCGATGGATACCGCGCACGATATGCTTACCGGCAGTGAGAAGCTTTCCGGCAGGTATTTCTGCGTAACCTTTGATGACGGCTTTTATTCTTGTTTGGAGCACATGATGGATGTTACAGGTTTGCTTAATGTTCCAGTGCTGATTTATCTTCCTACAGACTATATCGGTCTGGACAAGAATCAGCCGGAGGAAGCCCAAAGAATTGCGCACTTTTATCCCGACAGTCCAATGCTGGTTCCGTTTCTGGATTGGGATGATTGTCGTAAAATGTTGAATCACAATATTCAGTTCGGATCGCACACTTGCAGCCATGCACATTTGATAAAGCTCAGTGAAGAAAAGGTTGAACGCGAATTAAGAGTTTCGAAACAGAAAATTGAGGAAGAGCTTGGCGTTCCCTGTATGCATTTTGCCAGTCCGTGGGGGAGAAGCGGGGTTGATTTTAATCCCGAAGTTCTGGAACGCACAGCCCGAAAACTCGGCTTTAAGACGGCTGTTACTACCAACAGGGGTAAAGAGGAGCAAGGAGCAAACCCCTATCATATTCATCGTGACCACATCCTTGCGAAATGGGGAAATTATCAACTTAGGTATTTTTTTGGTGATTAA
- a CDS encoding TlpA family protein disulfide reductase, with product MITRLETTGMVKYKCNDSVLFLLPHDTIPFEVLITPKAEGSPGVRRHFQAAINPHFKDDWKELPAGSLPMPLTASQVIALSNYSYFRMLNQAIPDFELEYARGGLCTRNDFLGKTTVLNFWSASCIPCVAEIPALNSLVSAFEDEENVQFLSFFADSIVVNAQDELIYMRPRQFGAANKNRGTMVDFHFTQVKNAANVFKDFDVRGIPVNMVVDKHGIIRCIEKGASVDGNNEMLISELESVIKDLLQVDSNM from the coding sequence ATGATTACAAGATTAGAAACCACCGGTATGGTAAAATACAAGTGTAATGATTCCGTGCTGTTTCTCCTGCCGCACGATACCATTCCGTTTGAGGTGTTGATTACCCCAAAAGCTGAAGGGAGTCCAGGTGTCCGAAGACATTTTCAAGCAGCAATTAACCCACATTTCAAAGATGACTGGAAGGAACTGCCTGCTGGTAGCCTGCCAATGCCTCTCACGGCAAGTCAAGTGATAGCATTGAGTAATTACAGTTATTTCAGGATGCTTAATCAAGCTATTCCCGATTTTGAGCTGGAATATGCCCGTGGAGGATTATGCACGAGAAATGACTTTTTAGGCAAAACAACAGTACTTAATTTTTGGAGCGCTAGCTGTATTCCCTGTGTGGCAGAAATTCCGGCGCTGAACAGCCTGGTGTCTGCTTTTGAAGACGAAGAAAATGTGCAGTTTCTCTCTTTTTTTGCGGACAGCATTGTAGTAAATGCTCAAGATGAATTGATTTACATGCGTCCAAGACAGTTCGGGGCAGCAAACAAAAATCGGGGGACGATGGTGGATTTTCACTTTACGCAAGTCAAAAATGCAGCGAATGTTTTTAAAGATTTTGACGTTCGTGGTATTCCTGTTAACATGGTGGTTGATAAGCACGGGATTATTCGCTGTATTGAAAAGGGTGCGTCGGTTGATGGTAATAACGAAATGCTGATTTCCGAGCTTGAATCCGTAATAAAAGACTTGCTGCAGGTCGATTCGAATATGTAA
- a CDS encoding HAD family hydrolase has product MLRNLIGVNGVLFLLFLFAHGCCVYTKVRCSLGLLKSRSAPPAIHYLRSMQKVLFLDRDGVINHDPGDYTCNWESFEFLPGVFETLRQLRDKGWRFVVITNQGGIARGRYTLDDFLRTDKLMHARFLEENIPMLETFFCPHHPETGLCLCRKPNSLLVEKALHKYKLPAEHCRMVGDKHRDIECAGGAGVKGILMPTNGALADYVGNL; this is encoded by the coding sequence ATGCTGCGTAATCTTATCGGGGTCAATGGGGTTCTTTTCCTGCTCTTTCTCTTTGCTCATGGCTGTTGTGTGTATACAAAGGTACGTTGTTCGTTGGGGCTGTTGAAATCGCGTTCCGCCCCACCTGCAATTCACTACCTTCGCAGCATGCAAAAAGTTCTGTTTCTTGATCGCGATGGCGTAATCAACCACGACCCCGGAGACTATACCTGCAACTGGGAGTCGTTTGAGTTTTTACCCGGAGTTTTCGAAACCTTGCGTCAGCTTCGCGACAAAGGGTGGAGGTTTGTCGTGATAACCAATCAAGGAGGCATTGCCCGCGGTCGTTACACGCTGGATGACTTTTTGCGCACGGATAAGTTGATGCACGCGCGTTTTTTGGAGGAAAATATTCCCATGCTGGAGACTTTTTTCTGCCCGCATCACCCTGAGACCGGCTTGTGTCTTTGCCGCAAACCAAATTCCTTACTCGTTGAAAAGGCGCTGCATAAATACAAGCTCCCGGCGGAGCATTGCCGAATGGTGGGCGATAAACACCGCGATATTGAATGTGCCGGAGGTGCAGGAGTGAAGGGGATCCTAATGCCTACTAACGGTGCTCTGGCAGATTACGTTGGGAATTTGTAA
- a CDS encoding PspC domain-containing protein, which produces MQRQLLRYPKKGMLGGVCYGLAEHFNTDPTLIRIIFILLFLFVGGGLLAYLILWIVVPAAKEI; this is translated from the coding sequence ATGCAACGACAACTACTGCGATATCCGAAAAAAGGCATGTTGGGAGGCGTCTGCTACGGTTTGGCAGAGCATTTCAATACAGACCCCACACTGATCAGAATCATTTTTATCCTGCTCTTTTTATTTGTGGGAGGAGGACTGCTTGCCTACCTGATTCTGTGGATTGTAGTACCCGCCGCCAAGGAGATTTAG
- a CDS encoding T9SS C-terminal target domain-containing protein, whose protein sequence is MTRITLLLSTVLIFSANIGSSQNYVTIPDANFVNWLNTVHPACMNGNQMDIDCPGIQTATMVNVAGYSISNLSGIEHFTSLVVLNCSMNQLTFLPSLPESLTNLNCASNQLTSLPDLPEGLLVLNCFGNQSVTTLPNIPPGLQSLTTSGTSINLNNYVPLPESLTTLKITHGNYSVLPALPPNLEALECSYNPIGELPELPSTITSLICIGNQLTSLPDPLPPALEFLNCLDNSITAVPELPETMTQIQCQNNQIESFVNFADGMDYIIAHNNQLSELPDLPSSLTILECYNNQLTSLPELPSLLNNLHCQNNQLTSLPVIPQSMLVLNCSNNQIGCFPVFPSTLASPNILDNPFICLPNYIPSMGVFGLLEYPLCEDSDLVNNPLGCTSAAGVSGFAFKDSNTDCEMINDESGMHNVSIRLLDAQTDFMSSTTTGGNGVYFLSAEDGAFTVQVDTLNKPFQVSCEDPGAEHEVELDSSNSLIQNLDFGLICKPGFDVGVQGILPLGWVFPGQEHELRIQAGDFSQWFGLNCAQGVSGEVTVSVSGPVSYAGTPPSAMTPELTGDNQFTYFLADFSEVSFNQSFRLLFTTDTTAQADDLICVTVSVLPEEGDYNPTNNTMQFCYPVVNSYDPNMKTAWPGDVEPGFDGYFNYTVYFQNTGNAPAFNIRIADTLDNQLDLSTFEVINYSHDMLTYLHGNVATFRFNNIMLPDSTTDFEGSIGYVQYRIKPLADLPAGTVIENTAHIYFDFNEAIITNTTENEFVVPTMVFERGRGPAMQIFPNPGTGNYTLELKGNNELMWVEVYNLSGERLYAQSTADNRIELNLTAFPAGMYIVRAQNTSGAGHLKVVKQ, encoded by the coding sequence ATGACAAGAATTACACTACTGCTAAGTACCGTTTTGATTTTTTCTGCCAACATTGGCTCGTCTCAAAACTATGTAACCATCCCCGACGCCAATTTTGTAAATTGGCTGAATACTGTGCATCCGGCATGCATGAACGGCAATCAGATGGATATTGATTGCCCTGGCATTCAAACGGCCACCATGGTAAACGTAGCGGGTTACAGCATTTCCAATCTGAGCGGTATAGAGCATTTTACATCACTTGTAGTGCTGAACTGTTCCATGAACCAGCTTACATTTTTGCCTTCTTTACCCGAAAGTTTAACCAACCTCAATTGTGCATCGAACCAGCTAACATCACTGCCTGATTTACCTGAAGGACTGTTGGTTTTGAATTGTTTCGGGAACCAAAGCGTTACTACACTACCGAACATACCTCCGGGTTTACAAAGCCTTACAACCAGCGGCACCTCCATCAATCTTAACAACTACGTGCCTTTGCCTGAGAGCCTCACCACCCTCAAAATCACGCACGGTAACTACAGCGTGTTACCTGCATTACCACCCAATCTTGAGGCATTGGAGTGCAGCTACAACCCCATTGGTGAACTACCAGAGCTTCCATCCACCATTACCAGTTTGATCTGCATCGGCAACCAGCTTACTTCATTGCCGGATCCACTGCCCCCTGCGCTTGAGTTTCTGAACTGCTTGGATAATTCAATCACTGCGGTGCCGGAATTACCCGAAACCATGACTCAAATACAGTGTCAGAACAACCAGATTGAATCCTTCGTGAATTTTGCGGATGGCATGGATTATATCATTGCCCACAACAATCAACTTTCCGAATTACCCGATTTGCCGTCTTCATTGACCATACTGGAATGCTACAACAATCAGCTCACCTCCCTGCCGGAGCTGCCATCCTTGCTCAACAACCTGCATTGCCAAAACAACCAACTCACCTCGCTGCCAGTCATTCCGCAATCCATGTTGGTGCTCAATTGCTCAAACAACCAGATCGGCTGTTTTCCGGTATTTCCCTCAACCCTCGCCAGCCCCAACATTCTGGATAATCCCTTTATCTGCCTGCCCAACTACATCCCGTCTATGGGTGTATTTGGCCTTTTGGAGTACCCCCTTTGTGAGGATAGTGATTTGGTGAATAACCCATTGGGCTGCACGAGTGCTGCAGGGGTGAGTGGTTTTGCTTTTAAGGATAGCAATACCGATTGTGAAATGATCAACGACGAAAGCGGTATGCACAACGTGAGCATCCGACTTCTCGATGCCCAGACAGACTTCATGTCTTCAACCACAACGGGCGGCAACGGAGTGTACTTTCTGAGTGCCGAAGACGGTGCTTTTACGGTTCAGGTTGATACTTTGAACAAGCCCTTTCAGGTATCGTGCGAAGATCCGGGTGCAGAGCACGAGGTGGAGCTTGATTCGTCTAATTCGCTTATTCAAAACCTTGATTTTGGCCTGATTTGCAAGCCCGGTTTCGACGTGGGTGTGCAGGGTATATTGCCTTTGGGATGGGTTTTTCCCGGTCAGGAACACGAGCTCCGGATTCAGGCCGGCGACTTTTCACAATGGTTCGGATTGAATTGCGCCCAGGGAGTGAGTGGAGAAGTTACCGTTTCGGTAAGTGGTCCGGTGAGTTATGCTGGAACTCCGCCCTCTGCCATGACTCCCGAATTGACCGGTGATAATCAGTTTACCTATTTCCTGGCCGATTTTTCAGAGGTGAGCTTCAACCAGTCGTTCAGATTGCTGTTTACCACTGATACCACCGCACAGGCCGATGATTTGATATGCGTTACGGTGAGTGTATTACCTGAAGAGGGAGATTACAATCCGACCAACAATACAATGCAGTTTTGTTATCCCGTTGTCAATTCCTACGACCCCAACATGAAAACGGCCTGGCCCGGGGACGTGGAGCCGGGTTTTGATGGCTACTTCAACTACACCGTGTATTTCCAGAATACCGGAAATGCTCCCGCCTTCAATATCCGCATAGCCGATACCCTCGATAACCAGCTCGACCTCTCTACTTTTGAGGTGATAAATTACAGCCACGATATGCTCACCTATCTGCATGGAAATGTGGCCACTTTCCGCTTCAACAACATCATGTTGCCCGACAGCACAACCGATTTCGAAGGAAGTATCGGCTATGTGCAATACCGCATTAAGCCATTGGCTGATCTGCCCGCAGGAACAGTCATCGAGAATACCGCGCACATCTACTTTGACTTCAACGAGGCGATTATTACCAATACCACAGAGAACGAGTTTGTGGTTCCAACTATGGTATTTGAGCGCGGAAGAGGCCCGGCCATGCAAATTTTTCCGAACCCCGGAACGGGCAACTATACTCTTGAACTGAAAGGTAATAATGAGCTGATGTGGGTAGAGGTATATAATCTCAGCGGTGAGCGATTGTACGCTCAATCAACAGCAGACAATCGTATAGAGCTCAACCTTACAGCTTTTCCGGCGGGAATGTACATTGTACGTGCGCAGAACACTTCCGGTGCCGGGCATCTGAAGGTGGTGAAGCAGTAG
- a CDS encoding DUF2452 domain-containing protein, translating to MSKEKEQEKNPIDPDKITQHPGLVPFAHHVGSALVRPEDLGKMKSRALGAMEQQTHLHMRQIFEQMEKLAEQAERIRRRVEISHEIYRCKMGFEPIIGHVYHLYEKDNGEKVLSMIGPNEWGGAFPYAQHISTVKMLGDHTWDVLDDPAGEDE from the coding sequence ATGAGCAAAGAGAAAGAGCAGGAAAAGAACCCCATTGACCCCGATAAGATTACGCAGCATCCCGGGTTGGTTCCTTTTGCACACCACGTGGGAAGCGCCCTGGTACGCCCTGAAGATTTGGGCAAAATGAAAAGCAGGGCGCTGGGGGCCATGGAACAACAAACCCATCTACATATGCGACAGATATTTGAGCAGATGGAAAAACTGGCGGAGCAGGCAGAGCGCATCCGGCGGCGCGTGGAAATCTCGCACGAGATATACCGCTGCAAAATGGGTTTTGAGCCCATCATCGGGCACGTCTATCACCTATACGAAAAAGACAACGGCGAGAAGGTACTGTCTATGATTGGCCCCAACGAATGGGGAGGCGCGTTTCCCTATGCGCAGCATATCAGCACAGTAAAAATGCTGGGCGACCACACCTGGGACGTGCTGGATGACCCCGCAGGCGAAGATGAGTAA
- a CDS encoding CBS domain-containing protein translates to MKKREPVSKIMTSQLVTLNLTHSLTDAEKMFTKNNIRHIPVVSGDELIGMLSLTDLLRISFVDNFGEGEGEIDTAVYNMLSIDQVMVSKPVAVQSDATIREVAEILATKEFHALPVVEGKKLVGIVTTTDLIKYLLEQY, encoded by the coding sequence ATGAAAAAAAGAGAGCCCGTTAGCAAGATTATGACTTCTCAGTTGGTAACACTCAACCTAACTCATTCTCTTACGGATGCAGAAAAGATGTTCACCAAAAACAACATTCGACACATACCCGTGGTAAGCGGAGATGAGTTAATTGGAATGTTGAGCCTCACAGATTTGCTTCGTATCAGCTTTGTTGACAATTTTGGCGAAGGAGAAGGCGAAATAGATACTGCAGTCTACAACATGCTGAGCATTGACCAGGTAATGGTTTCGAAGCCGGTGGCTGTGCAGAGCGATGCGACCATTCGCGAAGTGGCTGAAATTCTCGCCACCAAAGAATTTCACGCCCTGCCGGTAGTTGAAGGCAAAAAACTGGTTGGTATCGTTACCACCACCGACCTGATTAAATACTTATTGGAGCAGTATTAA
- a CDS encoding prohibitin family protein, protein MKKLLVFVLVAATMSSCLVVRQGEVAMKRRGGKLIGEPITEQARMFNPFTTLYLKVPVRNINYEVKLEIPSKEGLNIRSEVSILYRLDVDKVPALLRQVGTNFEEDLISPVFRSAMADVSSRHMAKDMHTGERGEIEQEVRERMMIELKPRGVVIESVLLKRIILPPTLAAAIEAKLSAEQDAERMRFVIDQQRLEADRQRIEAEGVRDAQKILSEGLTPEVLRYEAIEAFKQLSRSPNAKVIITNGETPLMIDGAR, encoded by the coding sequence ATGAAAAAGTTATTGGTTTTTGTTCTGGTTGCAGCAACCATGAGTAGTTGTTTGGTGGTGCGGCAGGGAGAGGTAGCTATGAAACGGCGTGGCGGTAAGCTTATTGGTGAGCCAATTACTGAGCAGGCCCGCATGTTCAATCCGTTTACCACTTTGTACCTGAAGGTACCTGTGCGCAATATCAACTACGAGGTAAAGCTTGAAATTCCGTCCAAAGAGGGGCTGAACATACGCTCTGAGGTTTCCATCCTCTACCGTTTGGATGTAGATAAGGTTCCGGCTCTGCTTCGTCAGGTGGGAACTAACTTTGAGGAAGATTTGATTTCTCCGGTATTCCGGTCGGCCATGGCGGATGTGAGTTCGCGGCACATGGCCAAGGATATGCACACCGGTGAGCGCGGCGAGATTGAGCAGGAAGTTCGCGAGCGCATGATGATAGAATTGAAGCCTCGGGGAGTAGTTATCGAATCGGTTCTTTTGAAGCGCATCATTTTGCCGCCCACATTGGCAGCTGCCATTGAGGCCAAGCTCAGTGCTGAGCAGGATGCCGAGAGAATGCGCTTTGTAATTGATCAGCAGCGGCTTGAAGCTGATCGTCAGCGCATTGAAGCCGAAGGTGTTCGCGACGCACAGAAAATCCTTTCAGAAGGATTAACCCCCGAAGTGCTACGCTATGAGGCCATCGAGGCCTTTAAGCAACTATCCAGATCGCCCAACGCCAAAGTAATCATCACCAATGGTGAAACACCCCTAATGATTGACGGAGCGCGCTGA
- a CDS encoding tryptophan-rich sensory protein: MAKCYYLWVIRAQDFIALVICIAIPLMVGGLSGYLTAGGTSTWYQELDRPSFTPPGFLFGIVWPILYALMGISLYLVWSSEASPLKGMAYTAFFIQLGLNFLWSFLFFNFKELGWALAEIGVLWVCILWMILSFYKVSPWAAYLQVPYLMWVSFATVLNAAFYWLNR; encoded by the coding sequence ATGGCCAAATGCTACTACCTTTGGGTCATCAGGGCACAGGATTTCATAGCGCTTGTTATCTGTATCGCCATTCCGCTGATGGTTGGCGGCCTGTCGGGCTATCTCACCGCAGGCGGAACCAGCACATGGTATCAGGAATTGGACAGGCCTTCCTTTACGCCCCCGGGTTTCCTCTTTGGTATTGTGTGGCCCATTCTTTACGCGCTAATGGGTATTTCCTTGTACCTCGTGTGGAGCAGTGAAGCATCTCCGTTGAAGGGCATGGCCTACACGGCTTTCTTCATTCAACTGGGGCTGAACTTTCTGTGGAGTTTTCTCTTTTTCAATTTCAAAGAGTTGGGGTGGGCCCTTGCCGAAATAGGGGTGCTTTGGGTATGCATTCTTTGGATGATACTCTCCTTTTACAAAGTAAGTCCATGGGCGGCTTACCTTCAGGTTCCATACCTCATGTGGGTATCGTTTGCAACGGTGCTCAACGCAGCGTTTTATTGGCTAAACCGCTGA
- a CDS encoding putative sulfate exporter family transporter gives MFAMKIKPLLPGLLLSALVAVAAFYLHPLVPGVGAIVLGLIMGVVLGNVMKWPEKFNAGIKFSSGKVLEAAIVLMAFEVNLLELSKVGLPIIAIVLLAVGLILFITIQLSKRMQCPGANGWLIGFGTAICGSAAISAIGPLITKDKSQIGISLAVINILGGIGIFALPGLVALLNMGATEGGILMGGTLHSMGHVAGASVIMDEEVRNVAISVKLARIALLTPALLVFSHFVNVSQSTEKVKFSLKLPVYLVLFVLISVGVSLLNVPDVVLRNAKSLSAILLTVAMVAIGIKISFRQIVSSGGKAVLFGTILFTIFLLIVLGLIAVFI, from the coding sequence ATGTTTGCCATGAAAATCAAACCGCTGTTACCCGGACTGCTGTTAAGTGCCTTGGTAGCGGTGGCTGCTTTTTATCTGCACCCATTGGTGCCCGGCGTTGGAGCCATCGTGCTCGGACTAATTATGGGTGTGGTGCTGGGCAATGTGATGAAATGGCCCGAGAAATTTAACGCGGGAATTAAATTTTCGTCCGGAAAAGTGCTGGAAGCCGCCATTGTGCTGATGGCATTTGAGGTAAATCTTCTGGAGTTGAGCAAGGTTGGTTTGCCCATCATCGCCATTGTGCTGTTGGCGGTAGGATTGATTTTGTTTATTACCATTCAACTCAGTAAGCGCATGCAATGCCCGGGTGCAAACGGGTGGTTGATAGGATTTGGCACAGCCATTTGCGGCTCTGCGGCTATTTCGGCCATTGGTCCGCTCATTACCAAAGACAAAAGTCAAATCGGTATATCGCTGGCGGTCATCAATATCCTTGGAGGGATTGGGATCTTTGCCTTGCCCGGATTGGTGGCCTTGCTCAACATGGGAGCTACAGAAGGTGGAATTCTGATGGGTGGAACACTGCACTCTATGGGGCATGTGGCCGGTGCGTCGGTTATTATGGACGAAGAGGTGCGCAACGTAGCCATATCGGTAAAGCTGGCTCGAATCGCACTCCTCACCCCTGCCCTATTGGTTTTCAGTCATTTTGTAAACGTGAGTCAATCTACCGAAAAAGTAAAGTTCAGCTTAAAACTGCCCGTTTACCTCGTACTGTTTGTGTTGATTTCGGTGGGCGTAAGTTTATTGAATGTGCCCGACGTGGTGCTGCGAAATGCCAAATCCCTCAGCGCAATACTTCTCACCGTGGCCATGGTGGCCATTGGTATAAAGATTAGTTTCCGTCAGATTGTGTCTTCGGGCGGAAAAGCCGTGTTGTTTGGCACCATCCTCTTTACCATTTTCCTGTTGATAGTGCTGGGATTGATTGCGGTGTTTATTTGA